One region of Chthonomonadales bacterium genomic DNA includes:
- a CDS encoding FdhF/YdeP family oxidoreductase produces the protein MALERPRAWDPTRWAGLSPNGIGQTKPNHYWEMARAAWENRDRLGYAWRILSQGVCDGCALGATGLRDWTMKGPHLCAVRLNLLRLNTMPALDPARLARVDDLAPLDGKALRGLGRLPCPLLRRRGEPGFRPVGWDEALELCARSLREARPPGGGPPRAAFYLTSRGIVNETYYVAQKVARFLGTNNVDNAARICHAPSTLALKRAVGAAASTCSYTDWIGADLLVLVGSDVPNNQPVTTKYMYYARQRGTKILVVNAYREPGLERYWIPSALESAMFGTRLADDFFLVHTGGDVAFFNGVVKSLIETRCVDEVFVRERCDGFAELKTALAGQSWESLERASGASRADMERFAAYAAAARTGVFVWSMGVTQHRHGVENVRAIINVALARGMVGREKCGLMPIRGHSGVQGGAEMGAYATVFPGGAAIDPPNAARLEALWGFAPPAEPGLNAVQMVEAAHRGEMDVLWSIGGNFLDTLPQPDFAREALARVPLRVHQDIVVTTQMLSEPGEAVLLLPAATRYEIPGGTTETTTERRVLFSPEVPGPRVSGARPEWQVLAEVAARADPGRAERIRFDDTQAIREEIARAVPFYAGIEALRRGGDQFQWGGARLCEERFGTPNGRAQFAAMDPPNAEPPEGRFRVSTRRGKQFNSMVQAAKDPLTGAERDSVLMSAEDAERMGLRAGDRICLHNGHGRMTGRVFVAPVRPRNLQVHWPEGNALVPRGACDESGVPDYNAVVEVTRAEE, from the coding sequence ATGGCACTCGAACGCCCCCGCGCCTGGGACCCCACCCGCTGGGCCGGCCTCAGCCCCAACGGTATCGGCCAGACCAAGCCCAATCACTACTGGGAGATGGCCCGCGCGGCATGGGAGAACCGCGACCGGCTCGGCTACGCCTGGCGCATCCTCTCGCAGGGGGTCTGCGATGGCTGCGCCCTCGGCGCGACCGGCCTGCGCGACTGGACGATGAAGGGGCCGCACCTCTGCGCGGTGCGCCTGAACCTGCTGCGACTCAACACGATGCCGGCGCTCGACCCGGCCCGCCTGGCTCGCGTGGACGACCTCGCGCCGCTCGACGGCAAGGCGCTGCGCGGCCTGGGCCGCCTGCCATGCCCCCTGCTGCGCCGGCGCGGCGAGCCGGGATTCCGGCCCGTGGGCTGGGACGAGGCGCTCGAGCTGTGCGCGCGCTCCCTCCGCGAGGCGCGGCCGCCGGGCGGAGGCCCGCCGCGGGCAGCCTTCTACCTCACCTCGCGCGGTATCGTCAACGAGACCTACTACGTCGCGCAGAAGGTGGCCCGCTTCCTGGGCACCAACAACGTCGACAACGCCGCCCGCATCTGCCACGCCCCCAGCACCCTCGCCCTCAAGAGGGCCGTCGGCGCCGCCGCCTCCACCTGCTCCTACACCGACTGGATCGGCGCCGACCTGCTCGTTCTGGTGGGCAGCGACGTGCCCAACAACCAGCCGGTCACCACGAAGTACATGTACTACGCCCGGCAGCGCGGCACGAAGATCCTGGTGGTGAACGCCTACCGCGAGCCCGGCCTGGAGCGCTACTGGATCCCCTCCGCGCTCGAGAGCGCGATGTTCGGCACGCGCCTGGCCGACGACTTCTTTCTGGTGCACACGGGCGGCGACGTCGCCTTCTTCAACGGCGTCGTGAAGAGCCTCATCGAGACCCGCTGCGTGGACGAGGTGTTCGTGCGAGAGCGGTGTGACGGCTTCGCGGAGCTCAAGACGGCGTTGGCCGGGCAGTCGTGGGAGTCGCTCGAGCGCGCCTCCGGGGCCTCGCGCGCCGACATGGAGCGGTTCGCGGCGTACGCCGCCGCGGCACGCACGGGCGTGTTCGTGTGGAGTATGGGGGTTACGCAGCACCGTCACGGCGTCGAGAACGTGCGGGCCATCATCAACGTGGCGCTGGCGCGCGGGATGGTGGGGCGCGAGAAGTGCGGACTCATGCCGATCCGTGGGCACAGCGGCGTACAGGGTGGAGCCGAGATGGGCGCCTACGCCACCGTCTTCCCGGGCGGCGCCGCCATCGACCCACCGAACGCCGCGCGCCTCGAGGCGCTGTGGGGCTTCGCGCCGCCGGCGGAGCCGGGCCTGAACGCCGTGCAGATGGTGGAGGCCGCGCACCGCGGCGAGATGGACGTGCTCTGGAGCATTGGCGGCAACTTCCTGGACACGCTGCCGCAGCCCGACTTCGCGCGCGAGGCGCTGGCCCGCGTGCCCCTGCGCGTGCACCAGGACATCGTGGTCACCACGCAAATGCTCTCGGAGCCCGGCGAGGCCGTGCTGCTGCTGCCCGCCGCCACGCGCTATGAGATCCCCGGCGGCACCACGGAGACCACCACCGAGCGCCGCGTCCTCTTCAGCCCGGAGGTGCCAGGGCCGCGCGTGTCCGGCGCCCGGCCGGAATGGCAGGTGCTCGCCGAGGTGGCCGCGCGCGCTGACCCGGGCCGCGCCGAGCGGATCCGCTTCGACGACACGCAGGCCATTCGAGAGGAGATCGCGCGGGCCGTGCCCTTCTACGCCGGCATCGAGGCGCTGCGCCGCGGCGGCGACCAGTTTCAGTGGGGCGGCGCGCGCCTCTGCGAGGAACGGTTCGGCACCCCCAATGGGCGCGCACAGTTCGCGGCCATGGACCCGCCGAACGCGGAGCCGCCAGAAGGCCGGTTCCGGGTGAGCACGCGGCGCGGCAAGCAGTTCAACTCGATGGTACAGGCGGCGAAGGACCCGCTGACCGGCGCCGAGCGTGACTCGGTCCTGATGTCGGCCGAGGATGCGGAGCGCATGGGGTTGCGGGCGGGCGACCGTATATGCCTCCACAACGGACATGGGCGGATGACCGGCAGAGTTTTCGTCGCGCCAGTGCGCCCCCGGAACCTGCAGGTGCACTGGCCGGAGGGCAACGCCCTCGTGCCGCGCGGCGCCTGCGACGAGTCGGGCGTGCCAGACTACAACGCCGTCGTCGAGGTGACGCGCGCCGAGGAATAG
- the folP gene encoding dihydropteroate synthase — protein sequence MNSSDASPRPTDRLRELLGAARRGERTLVMGILNVTPDSFSDGGRYRDPGAAIARGEQMAAEGADIVDVGGESSRPGAEAVDVEEELRRVLPVVEKLVARTPAPISVDTWKAEVARRAADAGAVMLNDISALTFDPMMAPTAAERRMPVVLMHIRGVPSTMQWDAHYDDVVAEVRDWLAERAADAMAAGIAREDIVLDPGFGFGKTAGHNLELLRRLREIAALGYPVLSGMSRKSTIGRVLGGLPPDQRVEGTAAAVALSIANGAAIVRVHDVREMVRVARMADAVVRANWSEGPA from the coding sequence ATGAACTCTTCCGACGCTTCCCCCAGGCCGACCGACCGCCTGCGAGAGCTCCTCGGCGCCGCGCGCCGTGGCGAGCGCACGCTCGTGATGGGCATCCTCAACGTTACACCCGACTCGTTCTCTGATGGCGGGCGCTACCGCGACCCTGGCGCCGCCATCGCCCGGGGCGAGCAGATGGCCGCCGAGGGCGCCGACATCGTGGATGTGGGCGGCGAATCCAGCCGGCCGGGCGCGGAGGCGGTCGACGTAGAGGAGGAGTTGCGCCGCGTGCTGCCCGTCGTTGAGAAGCTCGTCGCGCGCACGCCGGCGCCCATCTCGGTCGACACGTGGAAGGCCGAGGTCGCGCGCCGCGCCGCGGATGCCGGCGCCGTGATGCTCAACGACATCAGCGCCCTCACGTTCGACCCGATGATGGCGCCGACCGCCGCCGAGCGGCGCATGCCGGTCGTGCTCATGCACATCCGGGGCGTACCCAGCACCATGCAGTGGGACGCGCACTACGATGACGTGGTGGCGGAGGTGCGCGACTGGCTGGCCGAGCGGGCGGCCGACGCGATGGCGGCAGGAATCGCGCGCGAGGACATCGTGCTCGATCCTGGCTTCGGCTTCGGCAAGACGGCGGGGCACAACCTGGAACTGCTGCGCCGACTGCGCGAGATCGCCGCGCTCGGCTACCCCGTGCTCTCGGGCATGTCGCGCAAGAGCACCATCGGCCGCGTCCTCGGCGGCCTGCCGCCGGACCAGCGCGTCGAGGGCACGGCGGCGGCCGTCGCGCTCAGCATCGCCAACGGCGCCGCCATCGTGCGCGTGCACGACGTGCGCGAGATGGTGCGCGTGGCGCGCATGGCGGACGCGGTGGTTCGCGCCAACTGGAGCGAGGGGCCGGCCTGA
- a CDS encoding tetratricopeptide repeat protein, producing MAPGETSNTQRQASPPQRATRALRRAEQLVRRGQLGEAIQSLHQALAFGADRYDCYLRLARLYKTCRQWPEAVSAARKAVEVHPDRLTAREAVVALCLETRDFARAIDESKALLSRFPRHLPARDALGAAYIGIGDVVAATRVASELIRLDPSDPTHRFKKALLCQHQGENGMAVDEFQRVVAMAPDTDLARSAREQLEVLDLHQLHSILLLASDDPVFRVRLQRDPEEALDERGFRLSEWGRDRLDDLVDEDLAGTEGCSTPRLYH from the coding sequence ATGGCACCCGGCGAGACGAGCAACACGCAGCGGCAGGCATCGCCCCCTCAGCGAGCGACGCGCGCGCTGCGGCGCGCCGAGCAGCTCGTTCGGCGCGGACAACTCGGCGAGGCCATCCAGAGCCTGCATCAGGCCCTGGCGTTCGGCGCCGACCGCTACGACTGCTACCTGCGCCTGGCCAGGCTCTACAAGACCTGCCGGCAGTGGCCGGAGGCCGTCTCCGCGGCAAGAAAGGCCGTGGAGGTTCACCCGGACCGCCTCACGGCCCGCGAGGCCGTCGTCGCCCTTTGCCTGGAGACCCGCGACTTCGCTCGGGCGATCGATGAGAGCAAAGCCCTCCTGAGCCGCTTCCCGCGCCACCTGCCCGCCCGCGACGCGCTCGGGGCCGCCTACATCGGCATCGGCGACGTTGTGGCGGCCACGCGGGTCGCGTCGGAGCTCATCCGTCTGGACCCCTCCGACCCAACGCACCGCTTTAAGAAGGCCCTCCTCTGTCAGCATCAGGGCGAGAACGGCATGGCCGTCGATGAGTTCCAGCGCGTCGTCGCCATGGCCCCCGACACCGACCTGGCGCGCAGCGCCCGCGAGCAACTCGAGGTGCTGGACCTGCACCAGCTCCATAGCATCCTCCTGCTCGCCTCCGACGACCCGGTGTTCCGCGTCAGGCTCCAGCGCGACCCCGAGGAGGCCCTCGATGAGCGCGGCTTCCGGCTCAGCGAGTGGGGTCGCGACCGCCTCGATGACCTGGTCGACGAGGACCTCGCGGGCACGGAGGGCTGCTCGACACCCAGGCTCTATCACTGA